AGGGCGTCGCGCGGGCGGTCATGACGGCGCTGGAGACCGACGCGCGGGCGCACGGCCGGGTGCGCGCCATCCTGGAGACCGGACTCGCGCAGCCCGAGGCGATCGCCCTCTACCAGGCCATCGGCTACCAGCCCATCGAGAACTTCGGCCACTACCGCGACAAGCCCGGCTGCCGCTCCTTCGGCCGCGCCCTCTGAGCGTCACACGCCAGGACGGCGAAGAGGCCGCCGAGCTGGTGCTCGGCGGCCTCTTCGTGAGTCTGCGTCAGGCGCGGGTGACCTTGCCGGCCTTCAGGCACGAGGTGCAGGCCTGGACCTTCTTGGAGTTGCCGCCACCGGCGGGGGTGCGCACCGTCTGGATGTTCGGGTTCCAGCGACGGTTGGTCTTCTTCTTCGACCACGGCACGTTGTGACCGAAGCCCGGTCCCTTGCCACAGACGTCGCACACGCTAGCCACGGGATTCTCCTGAGTTCGTCTTGATCAACTACCCGACCAAGCGTCACTGTGCCGGGAACTTCGCCAGGGTACCTGACGCGCATGGCACGTGCCCAATCGGGGCGGAGCCACCCGGCGCCGACGCGCCCGGTGTGGCTGGCATGACTGTACCGCCCGCCACGCCGTGCGTGAGAAGCGGGTGCGGCACCGATAGGCTGGCGGCCGTGCTGGAGGTCCTGGACATCGCGGCGGTGCGGCGCTGGAGCGGGCTGGCGGTCGCCGGCGTGCGACGGCATGAGCAGGCGCTGAACCAGCTGAACGTGTATCCGGTGCCCGACGGCGACACCGGCACCAACCTGCTGCTGACGCTCACCGCGGCCGAGCAGGCGCTGGCCGGTCCGCTGGTCGAGCCACAGTCGGCCGGCGCCCTGCTGCGCGCCACGGCCCGGGGCGCGCTGATGGGCGCGCGCGGCAACTCCGGCGTCATCACCGCGCAGTGGCTGTCCGGGCTGGCCGACAGCCTGGACGGCGGGGGGCTGGCGCCCGCGCTGGACGCCGCCGCGAAGGCCGCGTACGCCGCCGTGGCCCGCCCCGTGGAAGGCACCATCCTCACCGTGGCCCGCGCGGCGGCCGACGCGGCGCACGGCGGCTCGGACGACGCCGAGGCGGTCCGCGCCGCGGTGCGGGGCGCGCGGGAGGCGCTGGCCCGTACGCCGGAGCAGCTGCCGGTGCTGGCTGCCGCCGGGGTGGTCGACGCCGGCGGGCAGGGCCTGGTGCTGCTGCTGGAGGCGCTGCTGGAGGCGCTGACCGGCGAGCACGACGAGAGCATGATCGACCCCGCCCCGCCCGGCCAGGACCATGCCGGGCACGAGCACGCCGGGCACGGGCACGGCGGCCACGCGCACGTGGCGGCGGCGTATCGCGGGCCCGCGTACGAGGTGCAGTTCCTGCTCGACACCGGGGCGGGCGAGATCGCGGACCTGCGGGCGGCGCTGGACCGGCTCGGCGACTCCCTGGTCATCGTGGGCGGTCCGGCGACCTGGCGGGTGCACGTGCACGTGGACGACGCCGGGGCGGCGCTGGAGGCGGGGCTGGCGGCCGGGCGGCCGTACCAGATCCAGGTGACCCACCTGACCGCGCCGACCGCGGCGGGCGCGCCGCGGCGGCCCGATCCGACGGCCCGCGCGGTCGTCGTCACCGCCGCCGGGGACGGCATCGAGCAGCTGCTCACCGCCGAGGGCGCGGTCCCGGTCAGCGGCAACCCGTCGACCGCCGAGGTGCTCGACGCGATCCTGGCCACCGGCGCGGGCCGGGTGGCGGTGCTGCCCACCGACACGAACCTGCGGGCGGTGTGCCAGATGGCGGCCGAGGAGGCGTTCGGCGAGGGCGTGAAGGTGCGCGTCATCCCGACCCGCTCGCCGGTGCAGGCGCTGGCCGCGCTGGCCGTACGCGACCACGCCCGGCGCTTCGAGGACGACGTGATCGCGATGGCGGAGGCGGCGGGCGCGTGCCGCTCGGCCGAGGTGACCACCGCGAGCCGGGAGGCGCTGACGGTGGCCGGGCGCTGCCGCCCCGGCGACGTCATCGCCCTGGTCGAGGGTGAGGTCAACCTCATCGGCGCGGACCTGCCGACGGTATGCGCGCAGCTGCTGGACCGGATGCTCGCCAGCGGCGGCGAGCTGGTCACCC
The Catellatospora sp. IY07-71 DNA segment above includes these coding regions:
- the rpmB gene encoding 50S ribosomal protein L28 translates to MASVCDVCGKGPGFGHNVPWSKKKTNRRWNPNIQTVRTPAGGGNSKKVQACTSCLKAGKVTRA
- a CDS encoding DAK2 domain-containing protein, translated to MLEVLDIAAVRRWSGLAVAGVRRHEQALNQLNVYPVPDGDTGTNLLLTLTAAEQALAGPLVEPQSAGALLRATARGALMGARGNSGVITAQWLSGLADSLDGGGLAPALDAAAKAAYAAVARPVEGTILTVARAAADAAHGGSDDAEAVRAAVRGAREALARTPEQLPVLAAAGVVDAGGQGLVLLLEALLEALTGEHDESMIDPAPPGQDHAGHEHAGHGHGGHAHVAAAYRGPAYEVQFLLDTGAGEIADLRAALDRLGDSLVIVGGPATWRVHVHVDDAGAALEAGLAAGRPYQIQVTHLTAPTAAGAPRRPDPTARAVVVTAAGDGIEQLLTAEGAVPVSGNPSTAEVLDAILATGAGRVAVLPTDTNLRAVCQMAAEEAFGEGVKVRVIPTRSPVQALAALAVRDHARRFEDDVIAMAEAAGACRSAEVTTASREALTVAGRCRPGDVIALVEGEVNLIGADLPTVCAQLLDRMLASGGELVTLLTGAQAPDGLVDVLTAHVAARWPFVEVHAYEGGQPHYPLLVGVE